A single window of Crassostrea angulata isolate pt1a10 chromosome 8, ASM2561291v2, whole genome shotgun sequence DNA harbors:
- the LOC128159153 gene encoding uncharacterized protein LOC128159153, whose product MTSSRTTGYLRLRQQTTFKTLLPEQWVNGDRLLWNHFGTNGPRTNNNLQAWHGKLKRMALHAHPNIYTVIKIFKDIQNRKEILQIQKQAGGTIRQPTKKYATIKRRLQTLKERYQDGIIDLMTYADSASELLHLGH is encoded by the exons ATGACATCTTCCAGAACAACAGGATACTTGCGTTTGCGACAACAGACAACCTTCAAGACCTTGCTGC CAGAACAGTGGGTGAATGGTGACAGACTTCTTTGGAATCACTTCGGAACCAATGGACCACGGACCAATAACAACCTACAAGCATGGCATGGGAAGCTGAAGAGGATGGCCCTACACGCGCACCCAAACATCTACACTGTCATCAAGATATTCAAGGACATCCAGAACAGGAAAGAAATTCTTCAAATCCAGAAACAAGCAGGAGGAACCATTCGTCAACCGACAAAGAAGTACGCGACCATCAAGAGGAGACTGCAGACCCTGAAGGAGCGATACCAAGACGGGATCATCGACCTTATGACCTACGCAGATTCAGCATCGGAACTTCTTCATTTAGGACATTGA